Proteins from a single region of Catenulispora acidiphila DSM 44928:
- a CDS encoding sucrase ferredoxin has protein sequence MSVCESALGGCAALCRAAREPLGDTAPPRAKAWLAVEHPGPWPAFGWPQDLPAAAIEVLTAAPAYSVRPQLIRRPDREGRAPAGDRVVFVAGGPPGARWLERRVTGDLGRDIGKLDLAALADGGPPGFGTPLRDRILLVCTHGKRDVCCARYGGPVARELAARGLPVWETTHLGGDQFAANMVCLPDGTYHGRLDRASAAEVALGCLRGEVSAAHFRGRAGVSRT, from the coding sequence GTGTCCGTCTGCGAATCCGCCCTCGGCGGCTGCGCCGCACTGTGCCGGGCGGCGCGCGAGCCGCTGGGCGACACCGCGCCGCCGCGGGCGAAGGCGTGGCTGGCGGTCGAGCATCCCGGTCCGTGGCCGGCGTTCGGCTGGCCGCAGGATCTCCCCGCCGCGGCGATCGAGGTGCTCACGGCCGCGCCGGCTTATTCGGTCCGTCCGCAGCTGATCCGGCGTCCGGACCGCGAGGGGCGCGCGCCGGCGGGGGACCGGGTGGTCTTCGTCGCCGGCGGCCCGCCCGGCGCGCGCTGGCTGGAACGGCGCGTCACCGGCGATCTCGGCCGCGACATCGGGAAGCTGGACCTCGCCGCTCTCGCCGACGGCGGCCCGCCCGGATTCGGCACGCCGCTCCGGGACCGGATCCTGCTGGTCTGCACCCACGGCAAGCGCGACGTGTGCTGTGCGCGCTACGGCGGCCCGGTCGCCCGGGAACTGGCCGCGCGCGGACTGCCGGTCTGGGAGACCACACACCTCGGCGGCGACCAGTTCGCGGCGAACATGGTCTGCCTGCCCGACGGCACCTACCACGGCCGCCTCGACCGGGCCTCGGCCGCCGAGGTCGCCCTCGGCTGCCTGCGCGGCGAGGTGTCCGCCGCGCACTTCCGAGGACGCGCCGGGGTCAGCCGGACTTAG
- a CDS encoding HAD family hydrolase encodes MTTAPLTVGFDLDMTLIDSRPGVHATMTELSRRTGVAIDADAVVSRLGPPLDEELAHWFPADRIAAAGDEYRALYPEFAIAPTPALPGAAEAFATIRERGGRVMVVTAKYGPNAALHLEHLDLVPDVLVGWHWGPKKGEALLEHGATVYVGDHLGDILGARAAGAVAVSVATGPVSAPDLAAAGADAVLADLRGFPAWLDGYLAA; translated from the coding sequence ATGACCACCGCGCCGCTCACCGTGGGCTTCGACCTCGACATGACCCTGATCGACTCCCGGCCCGGCGTGCACGCGACGATGACCGAGCTGTCCCGGCGCACCGGGGTGGCCATCGACGCCGACGCGGTCGTCAGCCGCCTCGGGCCGCCGCTGGACGAGGAGCTCGCCCACTGGTTCCCGGCCGACCGCATCGCCGCCGCGGGGGACGAATACCGCGCGCTGTATCCGGAGTTCGCGATCGCGCCGACACCCGCGCTGCCCGGCGCCGCCGAGGCGTTCGCGACGATCCGCGAGCGGGGCGGCCGGGTCATGGTCGTCACCGCGAAGTACGGGCCCAACGCCGCGCTGCACCTGGAACACCTCGACCTCGTCCCGGACGTCCTGGTCGGCTGGCACTGGGGACCGAAGAAGGGCGAGGCGCTGCTCGAGCACGGCGCGACCGTCTACGTGGGCGACCACCTCGGGGACATCCTCGGCGCGCGGGCGGCCGGCGCGGTGGCCGTCTCGGTGGCGACCGGGCCGGTCAGCGCCCCGGACCTGGCGGCCGCCGGAGCCGACGCCGTCCTGGCCGACCTGCGTGGTTTCCCGGCGTGGCTCGACGGGTATCTGGCCGCCTGA
- a CDS encoding cold-shock protein, producing MPTGKIKWYDTEKGFGFITRDDGPDVFMHSSALPAGTAELKSGQRVEFGVAAGKRGDTAIGVKLLETRPSVEAAVAARDRKPAEEMVVIVEDVMKLLDGMSETFRRGKYPDKATSRKLAGVLRAVADQLES from the coding sequence GTGCCTACCGGCAAGATCAAGTGGTACGACACCGAAAAGGGTTTCGGCTTCATCACCCGCGACGACGGGCCCGACGTGTTCATGCACTCCTCCGCGCTGCCCGCGGGCACCGCGGAGCTCAAGAGCGGCCAGCGGGTCGAGTTCGGGGTGGCCGCCGGCAAGCGCGGCGACACCGCGATAGGCGTGAAGCTGCTCGAGACCCGGCCGAGCGTGGAGGCCGCGGTGGCGGCCCGCGACCGCAAGCCGGCCGAGGAGATGGTGGTCATCGTCGAGGACGTGATGAAGCTGCTCGACGGCATGTCGGAGACCTTCCGCCGGGGCAAGTACCCGGACAAGGCCACCTCGCGCAAGCTCGCCGGGGTGCTGCGCGCCGTCGCCGACCAGCTGGAGAGCTGA
- a CDS encoding trans-sulfuration enzyme family protein yields MSEDRNIARVTATAAVHAGRTVTNPTPPIDLSATYYLPGVDAGGESYEALVAGGAPTAEGGLVYQRMWNPTTAGFERALAELEGLPEAVSFASGMAAITACLLAATATKAADGKRHIIALRPIYGGTDGLLTKGTLGTEVTWVDGPADIAAALAARPDTALVVVETPANPTAQLLDLDAVAEACGDVPYLVDSTFATPVLQQPARHGATLVVHSATKYLGGHCDVLGGVVATTPEWAARLRDIRVQTGGLLHPIAGYLLHRGLQTLPLRVKRSSETAQTVAEWLVAHPAVERVYYPGLPGGDPDGLIGPDKQMLLPGAMLAFSMRGGYDAAAAVAENVRLILHAASLGGAESLITHPASLSHRHVAPNARPDAGLLRFSVGLEDAEDLVGDLEAAFTKI; encoded by the coding sequence ATGAGCGAAGATCGGAACATAGCCCGGGTCACCGCCACAGCCGCCGTCCACGCGGGGCGGACCGTCACGAACCCGACGCCGCCGATCGACCTGTCGGCGACGTACTACCTGCCCGGCGTCGACGCCGGCGGCGAGAGCTACGAGGCGCTGGTCGCCGGGGGTGCGCCCACCGCCGAGGGCGGCCTGGTCTACCAGCGGATGTGGAACCCCACGACCGCCGGGTTCGAGCGCGCGCTGGCCGAGCTCGAGGGCCTGCCCGAGGCGGTGTCCTTCGCGAGCGGGATGGCCGCGATCACTGCCTGCCTGCTGGCCGCGACTGCTACCAAGGCGGCCGACGGCAAGCGGCACATCATCGCCCTCCGCCCGATCTACGGTGGCACCGACGGCCTGCTCACCAAGGGCACGCTGGGCACCGAGGTCACCTGGGTCGACGGCCCGGCCGACATCGCCGCGGCGCTGGCCGCCCGCCCGGACACAGCGCTGGTCGTGGTCGAGACCCCGGCCAACCCGACCGCGCAGCTGCTGGACCTCGACGCGGTCGCCGAGGCCTGCGGCGACGTGCCCTACCTGGTCGACTCCACCTTCGCGACCCCGGTCCTGCAGCAGCCGGCGCGGCACGGCGCGACGCTGGTCGTGCACAGCGCCACCAAGTACCTCGGCGGGCACTGCGACGTCCTCGGCGGCGTGGTCGCCACGACGCCGGAGTGGGCCGCGCGGCTGCGGGACATCCGGGTCCAGACCGGCGGGCTGCTGCACCCGATCGCCGGCTACCTGCTGCACCGCGGGTTGCAGACGCTGCCGCTGCGCGTGAAGCGCTCCTCGGAGACGGCGCAGACGGTCGCCGAGTGGCTGGTCGCGCACCCGGCGGTGGAGCGCGTGTACTACCCCGGGCTGCCCGGCGGCGACCCGGACGGCCTGATCGGCCCGGACAAGCAGATGCTGCTGCCCGGCGCGATGCTCGCCTTCTCGATGCGCGGCGGCTACGACGCGGCCGCGGCGGTCGCCGAGAACGTGCGGCTGATCCTGCACGCCGCCTCGCTCGGCGGCGCCGAGTCGCTGATCACGCACCCGGCTTCGCTGAGCCACCGGCACGTCGCGCCGAACGCCCGGCCGGACGCCGGACTGCTGCGGTTCTCGGTGGGCCTGGAGGACGCCGAGGACCTCGTCGGCGACCTCGAAGCGGCGTTCACGAAGATCTAG
- a CDS encoding MarC family protein — protein sequence MFDSKLFLEAYITLFVIMDPPGTLPIFLALTNGRSKAQRTRAAWQAALVAFCVICVFALFGQQILDYLGVTLPALQGSGGLLLLLIALELLTGRSEEPSHSNEAVNVALVPLGTPLLAGPGAIVAVMVFAKRTDHHWSGVLAVGAAIVAIHITLWLTMRFSVQVIRVIKDSGVTLVTRIAGLLLSAIAVQMVADAVRAFIKAG from the coding sequence GTGTTCGACAGCAAGCTCTTTCTCGAGGCGTACATCACCCTGTTCGTCATCATGGACCCGCCGGGGACGCTGCCGATCTTCCTGGCGCTGACCAACGGCCGCAGCAAGGCGCAGCGGACGCGGGCGGCGTGGCAGGCGGCGCTGGTCGCGTTCTGCGTGATCTGCGTGTTCGCGCTGTTCGGCCAGCAGATCCTGGACTATCTCGGCGTCACGCTGCCCGCGCTGCAGGGTTCCGGCGGCCTGCTGCTCCTGCTCATCGCGCTGGAGCTGCTGACCGGCCGCAGCGAGGAGCCCTCGCACTCCAACGAGGCGGTGAACGTCGCGCTGGTCCCGCTGGGCACCCCGCTGCTCGCCGGACCGGGCGCGATCGTCGCGGTGATGGTCTTCGCCAAGCGCACCGACCACCACTGGTCCGGCGTGCTCGCGGTCGGCGCGGCGATCGTGGCGATCCACATCACCCTGTGGCTGACGATGCGGTTCTCGGTCCAGGTCATCCGGGTCATCAAGGACTCGGGCGTGACCCTGGTGACGCGGATCGCCGGTCTGCTGCTGTCGGCGATCGCCGTGCAGATGGTGGCCGACGCGGTGCGCGCGTTCATCAAGGCGGGGTGA